One region of Candidatus Woesearchaeota archaeon genomic DNA includes:
- a CDS encoding proteasome subunit beta encodes MIRMVDDKNFMKTGTTTIAVKCKDGVVLAADKRVTSGYLVANKKFNKIININDKIAVTTAGTVSDVQLMVKLLKAELKLKDIRTNRESFVNEAVNLLSNLVYSNIRKFSIIPGISHFIVGGTDNKGQHIFDVGADGSVTEIDDYVSSGSGSVMAYGVLEALYKEDLAVQEAVSIAKKAINAAVQRDIASGNGIDIVTITNKGVKKELTKQVSYKIE; translated from the coding sequence ATGATAAGAATGGTAGATGATAAAAATTTTATGAAAACCGGTACAACAACCATTGCTGTAAAATGCAAAGACGGTGTTGTGCTAGCAGCAGACAAGAGAGTAACATCCGGCTACCTGGTAGCTAATAAAAAGTTCAACAAAATCATAAACATAAATGACAAGATAGCTGTTACAACAGCCGGGACTGTCTCTGATGTTCAGCTTATGGTAAAGCTGCTTAAAGCAGAATTAAAGCTGAAAGACATAAGGACGAACAGGGAAAGCTTTGTCAATGAAGCTGTCAATCTCCTGTCGAATCTTGTATACAGCAATATCAGGAAATTCAGCATTATACCCGGAATAAGCCATTTCATTGTGGGCGGGACAGACAATAAAGGGCAGCACATATTCGATGTCGGCGCAGACGGCTCTGTTACTGAAATAGACGATTATGTTTCTTCCGGCTCAGGAAGCGTCATGGCGTACGGAGTACTGGAAGCGCTCTACAAGGAAGACCTGGCTGTGCAGGAAGCAGTCTCAATAGCGAAGAAAGCCATAAATGCGGCTGTCCAGAGGGATATAGCTTCAGGAAACGGCATAGACATAGTTACTATAACAAACAAAGGAGTAAAAAAGGAGCTTACCAAACAGGTTTCTTATAAGATTGAATAA
- a CDS encoding beta-CASP ribonuclease aCPSF1, whose amino-acid sequence MADIIKEILKDLPSEKISDAGYEASNIVLYTKDGDFFLNNNGMIKQIVDKIKKRVELRPDPSITMDMEKAEKEIKKILTDEAGIDQVIFDPQRSIVIIEAEKPGLAIGKQGSLLREIRQKTLWVPHIRRKPAIRSKLIENIRAVLYQNSDFRRKFLDKVGHRIYDGWLREKKHEWIRVSFLGGGRQVGRSCILLQTPESRVILDCGIDPAQGESNSESYPFLEAPEFKINEIDAIIVSHSHLDHCGLIPYLIKFGYKGPIYCTAPTRDVMALLQLDFIKIMRNEGKEPIYTSEDVKNMVKQTITLDYNEVSDITPDVRITLYNAGHILGSSMVHIHIGNGLHNLLYTSDMKFGRTALLEPAVTEFPRLETMILEATYGGKDNILPSRKECEEYLKNIILETVRRKGKVLIPVLGSGRAQEVVILIEDMIRSGRISEMPVFIDGMVWDITAIHTAYPEFLNSSIRKLIFHKDQNPFLSRHFKRVGSQKERMQIIEETGSCVILATSGMLVGGPSVEYLKHLADNPKNTMVFVSYQGEGSLGRKIQRGEREINMGSVAKPEILNLKMDVRTIEGFTGHSGRNQLMSYLHKCRPRPKKVLINHGESSRCSDLASSIHKQNRVETMAPRNLETIRLK is encoded by the coding sequence ATGGCTGATATAATAAAGGAAATACTTAAGGACCTGCCGAGTGAAAAAATTTCTGATGCGGGCTACGAAGCCAGCAATATAGTCTTATACACAAAAGACGGTGATTTTTTCCTGAACAACAACGGCATGATAAAGCAGATAGTTGATAAGATAAAGAAAAGGGTAGAGCTCAGGCCGGATCCAAGCATCACCATGGACATGGAGAAGGCAGAAAAGGAAATCAAGAAAATACTGACTGATGAAGCAGGCATTGACCAGGTAATATTCGACCCGCAGAGAAGCATAGTCATAATAGAGGCTGAAAAGCCGGGTCTGGCAATAGGAAAGCAGGGCTCTTTGCTGAGGGAGATAAGGCAGAAGACTTTGTGGGTGCCGCATATAAGAAGAAAGCCTGCCATAAGGTCAAAGCTTATAGAGAACATACGTGCGGTCCTCTACCAGAATTCTGATTTCAGGAGAAAATTTCTTGATAAGGTGGGCCACAGGATATATGACGGATGGCTGCGGGAAAAAAAGCATGAATGGATAAGGGTAAGTTTCCTCGGCGGGGGAAGGCAGGTGGGCAGGAGCTGCATTCTGCTGCAAACTCCAGAAAGCAGAGTTATCCTAGACTGCGGCATTGACCCTGCACAGGGAGAAAGCAATTCAGAGTCATATCCTTTCCTAGAAGCTCCTGAATTCAAAATCAATGAAATAGATGCCATAATAGTAAGCCATTCCCATCTTGACCACTGTGGTCTTATCCCGTATTTAATAAAATTCGGATACAAAGGGCCTATATATTGTACTGCTCCAACAAGGGATGTAATGGCCCTGCTCCAGCTCGATTTTATCAAGATCATGCGCAACGAGGGCAAAGAGCCTATCTATACATCAGAAGATGTCAAAAACATGGTCAAGCAGACCATCACCCTTGACTACAATGAAGTAAGCGACATCACTCCAGACGTAAGAATAACGCTATATAATGCAGGCCATATACTGGGCAGCTCCATGGTTCATATCCATATCGGCAACGGCCTTCATAATCTCCTTTACACTTCAGACATGAAATTCGGCAGGACAGCATTGCTCGAGCCTGCAGTGACGGAATTCCCCAGGCTTGAAACAATGATACTCGAAGCCACGTACGGCGGGAAAGACAACATACTGCCAAGCAGGAAGGAATGCGAGGAATACCTAAAGAACATAATACTCGAGACTGTAAGAAGAAAAGGAAAAGTGCTTATACCTGTACTGGGCTCGGGAAGGGCACAGGAAGTTGTTATCCTTATCGAAGACATGATACGATCCGGCCGGATAAGCGAAATGCCGGTATTTATCGACGGCATGGTATGGGACATTACAGCTATACATACAGCCTATCCGGAATTCCTGAACAGCTCTATAAGAAAGCTCATATTCCACAAGGACCAGAACCCTTTCCTTAGCAGGCATTTTAAGCGCGTAGGCTCCCAAAAGGAAAGGATGCAGATTATAGAGGAAACAGGGTCGTGCGTAATACTTGCTACCTCAGGCATGCTTGTCGGAGGGCCTTCTGTTGAGTACCTGAAGCATCTCGCGGACAACCCCAAAAATACTATGGTTTTTGTATCGTACCAGGGCGAAGGCTCGCTTGGAAGGAAAATACAGAGGGGGGAGCGTGAGATTAACATGGGCAGCGTTGCCAAGCCGGAAATCCTTAACTTAAAGATGGATGTTCGCACAATTGAAGGGTTTACAGGTCATTCCGGAAGAAATCAGCTGATGAGCTATCTACATAAGTGCAGGCCAAGGCCGAAGAAAGTGCTGATAAACCATGGGGAGTCTTCAAGGTGTTCTGACCTTGCAAGCTCCATCCACAAGCAGAACAGGGTAGAGACCATGGCTCCAAGGAATTTGGAAACGATAAGGCTTAAGTAA
- a CDS encoding glycosyltransferase gives MIHIYYESIHGRGRQMISLCCILRNEEKNLKQFLSHYKGLADEVIIVDTGSKDKTIKTAKKFTNRIFSFRWQDDFSIARNFSIEKASKRWILWLDPDEIIDKKDFWEIRQLTEKSAFLGFRLIQETYFRNKLVSTRGICKLFRNNKGIQFSYPVHETVRQSIKASSGRIGKTGIRVKHYPELGKWKSAYYFELLEKKKKEFPESSWRKELENEVKLFKQLEIQP, from the coding sequence ATGATTCACATCTATTATGAAAGCATCCATGGGAGAGGCAGGCAGATGATTTCCCTGTGCTGCATTTTAAGAAACGAAGAAAAGAATTTAAAGCAATTTCTCAGCCATTACAAAGGATTAGCTGATGAGGTCATAATTGTGGACACCGGCTCCAAAGATAAAACAATAAAAACAGCAAAAAAATTTACCAATAGAATTTTCAGTTTCAGGTGGCAGGATGATTTCTCCATAGCAAGGAATTTCTCAATAGAAAAAGCATCTAAGAGGTGGATTCTCTGGCTCGATCCTGATGAAATAATAGATAAGAAGGATTTCTGGGAAATAAGGCAGCTGACGGAAAAAAGTGCATTTTTAGGATTCAGGCTCATACAGGAAACTTACTTCAGGAACAAATTAGTCTCTACCAGGGGGATATGCAAATTGTTCCGGAATAATAAGGGCATTCAGTTTTCCTACCCTGTCCATGAGACAGTGAGGCAATCGATAAAAGCATCATCCGGAAGGATAGGAAAGACAGGGATTAGGGTAAAGCACTATCCCGAACTGGGCAAATGGAAATCTGCATATTATTTTGAATTGCTTGAAAAAAAGAAAAAAGAATTTCCCGAAAGCAGCTGGAGGAAAGAGCTCGAGAACGAAGTAAAACTATTTAAACAACTGGAAATTCAGCCATAA
- a CDS encoding type II methionyl aminopeptidase yields the protein MEQQILESYKKAGKIAKESLLYGKSLIKKGSKLLDVTEKIEEKIISLGGKLAFPVQISCNEIAAHYCAFKDDPIIFEDQLVCLDIGVHVNGYIGDNACSVDLSGNNSNLVRASEEALKAAAERLALGVKLSDIGEAIETAITNMGFEPVRNLSGHGLAQYSIHTKPTVPNFNTKTGEVLEEGFIAIEPFATDGPGLIHEKGDANVFSLTGKKAVRTGFVRDIQKQLESYSGLPFTKRWLLSNYSEPQVNYALRQLKQLEILHEYPPLAERSEGMVSQAENSFHVGEEIVLLTKA from the coding sequence ATGGAGCAGCAAATCCTGGAATCCTATAAAAAAGCAGGAAAGATAGCAAAAGAATCTTTGCTTTACGGAAAAAGCCTAATCAAGAAAGGCTCTAAGCTCCTTGATGTGACGGAAAAGATAGAGGAAAAGATAATCTCCCTCGGAGGCAAATTGGCATTTCCTGTACAGATAAGCTGCAATGAGATAGCAGCCCACTATTGCGCTTTCAAGGATGACCCGATTATTTTTGAAGACCAGCTGGTTTGCCTGGATATCGGCGTTCATGTAAATGGCTATATAGGAGACAATGCCTGTTCTGTCGACCTGTCGGGAAATAATTCCAATCTGGTCAGGGCAAGCGAGGAGGCACTGAAGGCAGCGGCTGAAAGGCTTGCTTTGGGGGTTAAATTATCTGACATAGGGGAAGCGATTGAAACTGCGATAACTAACATGGGCTTTGAGCCGGTAAGAAACCTAAGCGGCCACGGCCTTGCGCAATACAGCATACACACAAAACCTACTGTGCCTAATTTCAACACAAAAACAGGAGAAGTTCTTGAAGAGGGATTTATCGCAATAGAGCCCTTTGCAACTGATGGGCCGGGCTTAATACACGAAAAAGGCGATGCAAATGTATTTTCCCTTACAGGAAAAAAAGCTGTAAGGACAGGGTTTGTAAGGGATATCCAGAAACAGCTGGAATCTTATAGCGGGCTGCCTTTTACCAAACGGTGGCTTCTCAGCAATTATTCTGAGCCGCAGGTAAATTATGCATTAAGGCAGTTAAAGCAGCTTGAGATACTCCATGAATACCCCCCTTTGGCCGAAAGAAGCGAAGGAATGGTAAGCCAGGCAGAAAATTCCTTTCATGTCGGAGAGGAAATTGTCCTGTTGACTAAAGCCTGA